TCCTCGGCGGGAACGTGGGAGAGGCCGCCGAACTCGGTCAGCATGACGGGGCGGTCCGAAGCGGTGCCGTCGAGCAGGAGGCGGCGCCCACCGGGACGGCCGTCGGACAGGGTGTGGCGCAACGCGGCACCGTACCGTGTGGACAGTGCTTCACCGGTCGGCGCGTAGTCGTGCACGCCGATGATGTCGGCTTCCGCGATCTCCCAGCCGTCGTTGCCGATGACAGGCCGGGTGGGGTCGATGCTCTTGGTGAGGTGGTAGATCGAGCGCACGAAGTGGGTTTGCTCGGGTGCCGTGGCGATGTCGGGAACGCCCCAGCTCTCGTTGACCGGCACCCACGTCACGATGCAGGGGTGGCTGCGGTCCCGGCGCAGGATCTCCAGCCACTCCCGGGTGAGCCGCTCGACGGCTTCGGGCGCGAACTCGTAGGCATTCGCGGTCTCGCCCCAGACGAGCAGGCCGAGCTTGTCGCACCAGAAGAGGAATCGTGGATCCTCGGCCTTCTGGTGCACGCGGACGCCGGTGAAGCCGAGTTCCTTGATGAGCTCGACCTCCCGCCGGAGTGCGACCGAGTCCGGCGCGGCGAGGTGCGACTGCGGCCAGTAGCCCTGTTCGAGGACCATTCGCGGGTAGTAAGGGAGGTGGTTGAGGAGGAAGCGACCGTCGGCCACGCCGACCTCGCGCAGACCGAGGTAGCTGCTCACCGCGTCGGACGGCACTTCCGCGCCGTGCAGTTCGATCGACGCATCGACCAACACCGGGTTCTCCGGTGACCACAGCAGCCGGGACCGGTCCTGTCCGTGCCGCAGCGCGGGCACGGTGATGTCGAACCGGAACCGCCGCCGGTCGACGCGCACGGACTGCTCGGCCAGCACCTCGTCCCCGTGCCGCAGAACCACGCGGATCGTCACAGCTTCGCGCGGCGCCGCGGAAAGCTCGCCCTCGCAGGAGACCGACGCACGGGTGAGCTCGGGAGTCCAGTGCAGTTCGCGAAGGTGGAGCGCCGGGACGACCTCCGCCCACACCGGCTGCCAGATTCCCGTGGTGCGGTGGTACCAGATGTCGTGCGGCTCCGGGTGCCAGTCCTGCTTGCCCCTGGGCTGGGTGCCCTCGTCCGGGCGGTCTTCCGCCCGCAGGACGATCACCTGCGGACCGTCCGACCGCAGAGCCGCGGTGATGTCGAAGGAGAACGGCGTCTGCCCGCCTTCGTGGCTGCCGAGGTGGATCCCGTTGATCCACACCGAGGCCGCGTAGTCCACGGCGGCGAAATGCAGGACGAGGCGGTGGCCGTCGGGGATCGGCGGGGCGTCGAACTCACGGCGGTACCAGACCACCGTGTGCGGTTCGGTCGCGTGCACGCCGGAGAGTTGCGACTCGGGCGGATACGGGACGGTGATCGTCCGGTCGAACGGCTCGGTGGCGGTGAACCAGTGGTCGGCGAGGCCGCGATCGTCGTCGTCGAAGGCGAAGCCCCAGGCACCGTCCAGGTCGAACCACTCGGACCGGACGAGTTGTGGTCGTGGGCAGAGTCGGTCCGGGTCGGCGGCGATCATGGCGAAGACCCTACGACAGGAAGGACTGTTGAGCATGGCACGGTGAGCTGCTAACTTCGACGCCGTGACTGCCGGGTCGGCCTTGCGCCGCGCACAGACAGGACTCCCGGCCGGGCCGTGATCACTCGGCGGGCCCGTGGCCCGCCACCTCCTGCGCTCTCCCCTTCTCTGGGACGACGCGAAAGGAGGTGATCACATGTCCCAGTACCAGGTCTCGCAGGCCGTGTGGCGCGATTTCCTCGCCCAGCACGCGGACGGCGGAGTCATCGCCGCGACCGTGACGCGGGTGCTTCCGTTCGGCGCGTTGGTCGAACTGCCGCCGGGCGTTCCTGGGCTGCTGTCCAGGCCCGCCTGGACTGCGGAAGCGGAAGCCGGTGAACGGGTCGAGGTCCGCATCGCGAGCCTCGACGTCGAGAACCGTCGCGTGAGCGTGGTTCCTGCGTGTTTGACACGGTGTGACCGAAAGGGTGCGGGGGCAGAATGGCGCTGCCCCCGCACCTCCCGCAGCCTAGCGACGCGCCTCGACGTGGCCCAGCACTCGGGCAGTCCCGTCACGGCCGGGCGAGCCCCCGCGGCTGTCGGGGACATCACTGGGGAGTCGGCCTGTGCGAACGTGACCCGCCCCGACGTGGTGCGGGGCATCTACCGCAAGCAGTCGCGTTGAGGCCCACCTGGCGCCTCGAGCCGAGCGGCTCAAGCGTCAGTTTTGGGCAGCTCAACGCCCACTGGCCGAGTCAGCGGCTCAATCAGGTGTCGATCGCCGTACGCCAGCCGCACTCAGACGTGGGCTCGCCGACCGTCGGTCTCGAGGCCGGGCCGGGCTTCAGCGGGGCGGCCGTATGCGCGGCCGTCGTTGCTGCGCTGGAGGAGCCCTGCGTCGACGAGGTAGCGGCGGAGCGCGGCATGGTCCTCGTAGATCGCGGCGAGCTTCGCGCGGACCTCCGGCTCGGTGTAGACCCGGCCAGGCTCGAACTGCTCGGCGAGCTTCACGAGCAGGGCCTGGCGGAGCTTGCCCGGACGCGGGATCGCGGTGAGCCTGCCGCGGCTGAACAGCGCTTCGAGCGGATCGTTCGCCGGCTTGGCGAGCGACTCTCGGAACGCTTGCGGCACGGCCCGGTACCGGTCCCCGTCAACGGTGACGATCCCAGCCGAAACGAGGCGCTTCGCGAGTTTCGCGGTGTGCCGATCCTCCGCGATCGGTAGCCCGTCAGGCGAAGTGCAGATCCGGGCGAAAAGCATCAGGCGTTCGGGGTCCGCCAGCGCGGAGACCAGCGCTTCCGGTGAGGCCATGGCCCCGACCGTACCCGCGGCCGACGAACGCGCGAACCAGTTTTCATGATCAGACGCGGACACGCCGCCGGGAAGACCCACCGGGCGCGGCACGCCGACCGCCAGCGGCGCAGCCACCTAGGGTGCGTGGCCGCAGCGGTCCGCACCGCCACCGGCGAAGCCCACCGCGAATGCCGTCGGGCATGTCGGCCCTGTAGGCCGAGTCAACCGCGCCGGCGATGTAGCTCTAGCCGCCCGCGCTCACCACATCGACCATGCGGGCCGCGCCAGCCGGGCCAGCCACATCGACCATGTCAGCTCTGGCCGACCACGCCGACCAGGCCAGCCATGCCGGCCGCGCCGGCCACGTAGCTCCAGCCGGCCGCGCCGGCACGCGGACCAGGCCAGCCCGAGCCACCATGCCGGCCACGTTGACCAGGCCAGCCCGAACCAGCCGCACGGAGCCACGCCGGGCATGTCGCTCCAGCCGGCCGCGCCGGGCACGCCAACCAAGCCAGCCCCAACCAGCCGCACCGAGCCACGCCGGCCATGTCGCTCCAGCCGGCCGCGCCGGGCACGCCAACCAAGCCAGCCCCAACCAGCCGCACCGAGCCGCGCCGGGCATGTCGCTCCAGCCGGCTGCGCCGGGCATGCCAACCAGGCCAGCCCGAGCCGGCCGCGCCGGCCACGCGGACCAGGCCAGCCCGAGCCAGCCAAGTCGGCCACGTCGGCCGAGCCGGCCACGTCGGCCGGGTCGGCCACGTCGGCCATGTCGCTCTAGCCCGCTACATCAGCCGCGTCAGGGGGTGGCGCTCGTCTCGGCCACGTCGGCCACGATGCAGCTGATGTTGTCCGGTCCGCCGCCCGCGTTGGCGAGCTCCACCAGCCTCTGCACGGCCTCCTCCGGGGTCGGCACCGTCGTCAGCACCTCGGTCAGCTGCTCCGGCGTCGCGACGTCGGAGAGGCCGTCGGAGCAGATGAGGTACCTGTCGCCGGGCCTTGCGTCCACCACGAAGAGGTCCGGTTCGGGCTCGCCGGCGCCCTGGAGCGCCCTCGTGAGCACCGAACGCTGCGGGTGGCTCATCGCCAGCTCCGGCGAGATCCGGCCCTGGTCCACCAGCTCCTGCACCACCGTGTGGTCCCGCGTCACCTGCGTCAGCTCGCCCTCGCGCAGCCGGTACGCCCGCGAATCCCCGACGTGGGCCACCGCGAACGACGTGCCGTCCCAGGCCAGCACCGTCAGCGTGGTCCCCATGCCCTGCAGCCGGCTGTCCTCCTCGACCTGGGCCCGCAAGCGGGCACCGGCGTCGGACACGGCGGCCGCCAGCGCCTCCACGTCGGCCTTCGCGGACTCCGCCTCGAGGCGCTCGTCCAGTGCGGCGATCGCGGCGACCGCGCCCGAACTGGCGACCTCACCGGCGACGTGACCCCCCATCCCGTCGGCGACGGCGAGCAGACGCGGACTGGTGTAGACCGAGTCCTCGTTCGCTTCGCGTCGCTGCCCGACGTCGGAAGCCACGGCGTAGGAAATCGTCAGCGGCCCAGGTTCCATGAGTGAAGTAAAGCAGCGGCCCGCGAACCGCGGCACAGCCTCACCCCGTCCGGCGCGCCATGCGCCACAATCGCGGGGTGTGGTTCGCCGTCCTGGGTCCTGTCGAGGCGCGCTCCGCGGCCGGCGACCCGGTGCCCCTCGGCGGTCCGCGGCCGCGCTCCCTCCTCGCGCTCCTGCTGCTCGACGCCGGCCGCGTCGTCGGCACCGACCGGCTCATCGACGGCCTCTACGGCGACCACCCGCCAGGCGACGCGGCCAACGCCCTGCAGGCCCAGGTGTCCCGCCTCCGCCGCAAACTCGGCGACCACGCCCACATCGAATCCCAGCCCGCCGGCTACCGCCTCGCGGTCGAACCGGACCGCGTCGACCTCCACCGCTTCACCCGCCTCGCCCGCGAGGGACGCCAAGCCCTCACCACCAACGAACACGCCCGCGCCGCGAAG
The window above is part of the Amycolatopsis thermoflava N1165 genome. Proteins encoded here:
- a CDS encoding DUF2087 domain-containing protein codes for the protein MAAPLAVGVPRPVGLPGGVSASDHENWFARSSAAGTVGAMASPEALVSALADPERLMLFARICTSPDGLPIAEDRHTAKLAKRLVSAGIVTVDGDRYRAVPQAFRESLAKPANDPLEALFSRGRLTAIPRPGKLRQALLVKLAEQFEPGRVYTEPEVRAKLAAIYEDHAALRRYLVDAGLLQRSNDGRAYGRPAEARPGLETDGRRAHV
- a CDS encoding S1 RNA-binding domain-containing protein encodes the protein MSQYQVSQAVWRDFLAQHADGGVIAATVTRVLPFGALVELPPGVPGLLSRPAWTAEAEAGERVEVRIASLDVENRRVSVVPACLTRCDRKGAGAEWRCPRTSRSLATRLDVAQHSGSPVTAGRAPAAVGDITGESACANVTRPDVVRGIYRKQSR
- a CDS encoding PP2C family protein-serine/threonine phosphatase; this encodes MEPGPLTISYAVASDVGQRREANEDSVYTSPRLLAVADGMGGHVAGEVASSGAVAAIAALDERLEAESAKADVEALAAAVSDAGARLRAQVEEDSRLQGMGTTLTVLAWDGTSFAVAHVGDSRAYRLREGELTQVTRDHTVVQELVDQGRISPELAMSHPQRSVLTRALQGAGEPEPDLFVVDARPGDRYLICSDGLSDVATPEQLTEVLTTVPTPEEAVQRLVELANAGGGPDNISCIVADVAETSATP
- a CDS encoding glycoside hydrolase family 2 protein, whose amino-acid sequence is MIAADPDRLCPRPQLVRSEWFDLDGAWGFAFDDDDRGLADHWFTATEPFDRTITVPYPPESQLSGVHATEPHTVVWYRREFDAPPIPDGHRLVLHFAAVDYAASVWINGIHLGSHEGGQTPFSFDITAALRSDGPQVIVLRAEDRPDEGTQPRGKQDWHPEPHDIWYHRTTGIWQPVWAEVVPALHLRELHWTPELTRASVSCEGELSAAPREAVTIRVVLRHGDEVLAEQSVRVDRRRFRFDITVPALRHGQDRSRLLWSPENPVLVDASIELHGAEVPSDAVSSYLGLREVGVADGRFLLNHLPYYPRMVLEQGYWPQSHLAAPDSVALRREVELIKELGFTGVRVHQKAEDPRFLFWCDKLGLLVWGETANAYEFAPEAVERLTREWLEILRRDRSHPCIVTWVPVNESWGVPDIATAPEQTHFVRSIYHLTKSIDPTRPVIGNDGWEIAEADIIGVHDYAPTGEALSTRYGAALRHTLSDGRPGGRRLLLDGTASDRPVMLTEFGGLSHVPAEDEKWFGYSTVTDDEELAVRLDQLVTAVLSSPELAGFCYTQLTDTEQERNGLLTAERVPKLDPARVRAILTRPAAAVPPEELNPYRERS